In the Scyliorhinus torazame isolate Kashiwa2021f chromosome 22, sScyTor2.1, whole genome shotgun sequence genome, one interval contains:
- the LOC140398991 gene encoding tubulin alpha-1C chain-like isoform X1: MFHPMQRECLSLHIGQAGVQIGNACWELYCLEHGIQPDGQMPSDKTIGGGDDSFNTFFSETGAGKHIPRAVFVDLEPTVIDEVRTGTYRQLFHPEQLITGKEDAANNYARGHCSVGKEIVDLVLDRVRKVADLCTGLQGFLIFHSFGGGTGSGFTSLLMERLSVDYGKKAKLEFSVYPAPQISTAVVEPYNSVLVTHCTLEHSDCAFMVDNEAIYDVCRRNLDIERPTYTNLNRLIGQVVSSITASLRFDGALNVDLTEFQTNLVPYPRIHFPLATFAPLISAEKAYHEQLSVSELTNSCFEPANQMVKCDPRQGKYMACCMLYRGDVVPKDVNAAIATIKTKRSIAFVDWCPTGFKVGINYQPPTVVPGGDLAKVQRALCMLSNTTAISLAWTRLNLKFDKMYAKRAFVHWYVGEGLEEGEFQDAREDMASLEKDYEEVGVDSSSLDRKGEEEE, encoded by the exons atgtttcatccgatgcag CGTGAGTGTCTTTCACTCCACATTGGTCAGGCGGGTGTGCAGATCGGTAACGCTTGCTGGGAGCTGTATTGTCTGGAGCATGGCATCCAACCCGATGGGCAGATGCCCAGTGACAAGACCATCGGAGGTGGTGACGATTCCTTCAATACCTTCTTCAGTGAGACAGGGGCGGGGAAACACATTCCCCGGGCCGTGTTCGTAGATCTGGAGCCCACTGTGATTG ATGAGGTCCGAACCGGAACCTACCGACAGCTCTTTCACCCCGAGCAGCTCATCACCGGTAAGGAGGATGCGGCGAATAACTACGCCCGGGGCCATTGCTCGGTGGGCAAGGAGATTGTGGATCTGGTCCTGGATCGTGTCCGAAAGGTG GCTGATCTCTGCACAGGGTTACAGGGTTTCCTCATCTTCCACAGTTTTGGAGGTGGCACGGGCTCGGGTTTTACTTCCCTCCTGATGGAGAGACTCTCCGTCGACTACGGGAAGAAAGCCAAGCTGGAGTTTTCCGTTTACCCTGCTCCCCAGATTTCCACCGCGGTGGTTGAGCCGTACAACTCTGTGCTGGTGACCCACTGCACCCTGGAGCACTCTGACTGTGCCTTCATGGTGGACAATGAGGCCATTTATGATGTCTGTCGGCGGAACCTTGACATTGAGAGACCAACTTACACCAACCTCAACCGTCTCATTGGACAGGTAGTATCGTCCATCACGGCCTCACTCCGGTTCGACGGTGCCCTCAATGTGGACCTGACTGAGTTTCAGACCAACCTGGTTCCCTATCCCCGCATTCACTTCCCTCTAGCAACCTTCGCCCCTCTCATTTCGGCCGAGAAAGCTTACCACGAGCAACTCTCGGTGTCGGAGCTCACCAATTCATGTTTTGAACCAGCCAACCAGATGGTGAAGTGTGACCCCCGCCAGGGCAAGTACATGGCGTGTTGCATGCTGTACCGAGGAGACGTGGTGCCGAAGGATGTCAACGCCGCCATTGCCACCATCAAGACTAAGCGCTCGATCGCGTTTGTTGATTGGTGTCCCACTGGGTTCAAG GTTGGCATCAACTACCAACCCCCGACGGTGGTGCCAGGGGGTGATCTGGCAAAGGTGCAACGGGCCCTGTGTATGCTGAGTAACACCACCGCAATTTCCTTGGCTTGGACCCGCCTGAACCTCAAATTTGATAAGATGTACGCCAAGCGGGCCTTTGTCCACtggtatgtgggggaggggctggaggaaggggAGTTCCAGGATGCACGAGAGGACATGGCTTCACTTGAGAAGGATTATGAAGAAGTGGGCGTCGATTCTTCCTCACTGGACAGAAAGGGCGAAGAGGAAGAATAA
- the LOC140398991 gene encoding tubulin alpha chain-like isoform X2: MRECLSLHIGQAGVQIGNACWELYCLEHGIQPDGQMPSDKTIGGGDDSFNTFFSETGAGKHIPRAVFVDLEPTVIDEVRTGTYRQLFHPEQLITGKEDAANNYARGHCSVGKEIVDLVLDRVRKVADLCTGLQGFLIFHSFGGGTGSGFTSLLMERLSVDYGKKAKLEFSVYPAPQISTAVVEPYNSVLVTHCTLEHSDCAFMVDNEAIYDVCRRNLDIERPTYTNLNRLIGQVVSSITASLRFDGALNVDLTEFQTNLVPYPRIHFPLATFAPLISAEKAYHEQLSVSELTNSCFEPANQMVKCDPRQGKYMACCMLYRGDVVPKDVNAAIATIKTKRSIAFVDWCPTGFKVGINYQPPTVVPGGDLAKVQRALCMLSNTTAISLAWTRLNLKFDKMYAKRAFVHWYVGEGLEEGEFQDAREDMASLEKDYEEVGVDSSSLDRKGEEEE, encoded by the exons ATG CGTGAGTGTCTTTCACTCCACATTGGTCAGGCGGGTGTGCAGATCGGTAACGCTTGCTGGGAGCTGTATTGTCTGGAGCATGGCATCCAACCCGATGGGCAGATGCCCAGTGACAAGACCATCGGAGGTGGTGACGATTCCTTCAATACCTTCTTCAGTGAGACAGGGGCGGGGAAACACATTCCCCGGGCCGTGTTCGTAGATCTGGAGCCCACTGTGATTG ATGAGGTCCGAACCGGAACCTACCGACAGCTCTTTCACCCCGAGCAGCTCATCACCGGTAAGGAGGATGCGGCGAATAACTACGCCCGGGGCCATTGCTCGGTGGGCAAGGAGATTGTGGATCTGGTCCTGGATCGTGTCCGAAAGGTG GCTGATCTCTGCACAGGGTTACAGGGTTTCCTCATCTTCCACAGTTTTGGAGGTGGCACGGGCTCGGGTTTTACTTCCCTCCTGATGGAGAGACTCTCCGTCGACTACGGGAAGAAAGCCAAGCTGGAGTTTTCCGTTTACCCTGCTCCCCAGATTTCCACCGCGGTGGTTGAGCCGTACAACTCTGTGCTGGTGACCCACTGCACCCTGGAGCACTCTGACTGTGCCTTCATGGTGGACAATGAGGCCATTTATGATGTCTGTCGGCGGAACCTTGACATTGAGAGACCAACTTACACCAACCTCAACCGTCTCATTGGACAGGTAGTATCGTCCATCACGGCCTCACTCCGGTTCGACGGTGCCCTCAATGTGGACCTGACTGAGTTTCAGACCAACCTGGTTCCCTATCCCCGCATTCACTTCCCTCTAGCAACCTTCGCCCCTCTCATTTCGGCCGAGAAAGCTTACCACGAGCAACTCTCGGTGTCGGAGCTCACCAATTCATGTTTTGAACCAGCCAACCAGATGGTGAAGTGTGACCCCCGCCAGGGCAAGTACATGGCGTGTTGCATGCTGTACCGAGGAGACGTGGTGCCGAAGGATGTCAACGCCGCCATTGCCACCATCAAGACTAAGCGCTCGATCGCGTTTGTTGATTGGTGTCCCACTGGGTTCAAG GTTGGCATCAACTACCAACCCCCGACGGTGGTGCCAGGGGGTGATCTGGCAAAGGTGCAACGGGCCCTGTGTATGCTGAGTAACACCACCGCAATTTCCTTGGCTTGGACCCGCCTGAACCTCAAATTTGATAAGATGTACGCCAAGCGGGCCTTTGTCCACtggtatgtgggggaggggctggaggaaggggAGTTCCAGGATGCACGAGAGGACATGGCTTCACTTGAGAAGGATTATGAAGAAGTGGGCGTCGATTCTTCCTCACTGGACAGAAAGGGCGAAGAGGAAGAATAA